One Kribbella sp. NBC_00662 genomic region harbors:
- a CDS encoding formate dehydrogenase subunit delta, whose product MSGGVPPYVRLANEIAAQFAHRPAEDAATVIANHLKLTWDPRMKQALIRYAESGATDLSPAAALAARHLQGAL is encoded by the coding sequence ATGAGCGGCGGCGTGCCGCCGTACGTGCGGTTGGCGAACGAGATCGCGGCCCAGTTCGCCCACCGCCCTGCCGAGGACGCGGCGACCGTGATCGCCAACCACCTGAAGCTGACCTGGGACCCGCGGATGAAGCAGGCATTGATCAGGTACGCCGAGTCCGGCGCCACCGACCTCTCCCCCGCGGCGGCGTTGGCCGCACGCCACCTCCAAGGCGCTCTGTGA
- a CDS encoding MerR family transcriptional regulator, whose protein sequence is MRGLSIGQVAERTGLSVHALRFYEREGLLADPVRRESNGRRVYTEDDVEWLDMCIKFRSSGMPLDTIRKYTDLVRQGPGNEQDRLALLRSHQDHVTSQIQDLTECLNVISHKVGVYEEHLEAGTAECLWVGPSQSSASEAS, encoded by the coding sequence ATGCGTGGATTGAGTATCGGGCAGGTGGCGGAGCGGACCGGGCTGAGCGTGCACGCCCTCCGGTTCTACGAGCGTGAGGGTCTGCTCGCGGATCCGGTACGGCGTGAGTCGAACGGCCGGCGGGTCTACACCGAGGACGATGTCGAGTGGCTGGACATGTGCATCAAGTTCCGCTCGTCCGGCATGCCGCTCGACACCATCCGCAAGTACACCGACCTGGTCCGCCAAGGACCGGGCAACGAGCAGGACCGGCTGGCCCTGCTCCGCAGCCACCAGGACCACGTCACGTCCCAGATCCAGGACCTCACCGAGTGCCTGAACGTCATCAGCCACAAGGTCGGCGTCTACGAGGAGCACCTGGAAGCCGGCACCGCCGAGTGCCTCTGGGTGGGTCCGTCCCAGTCCAGCGCTAGTGAGGCGTCCTGA
- a CDS encoding molybdopterin molybdotransferase MoeA → MEDGPGNVLSGGRGLRTRPDAVAWDAARVLAHAAARPGAAVSRPLDAADGCVLGTPLVSPGAVPPVDRAAMDGYAVRGPGPWRVDGHVVAGAADPGTLVDGQATGIVTGAALPAGTTSVVRYEDAVVNGDRLEGPAEDGRHIRRAGEECKPGEQLLPAGVVVDPAVLGLAAAVGLNRLTVIPRPTVAAVVTGDELVHRGPSGPGRVRDAIGPMLPGLITRAGAQLVTHGGTPPRSVQHLPDSLSELTRALGETEADLILVSGSSAAGPADHLRPALTSLGAEFVVDGVACRPGHPQALARLTDGRLVLGLPGNPFAALVAFLTLGVATITRMRGLRLPELTHIAVPGGVPCHPTSTRLVPVRLTAHGAVPIGHGGSAMLRGPAAADALAVVAPGPAEAIAARLLPLDPGIA, encoded by the coding sequence GTGGAGGACGGGCCTGGGAACGTGCTGTCCGGCGGCCGCGGTCTCCGGACGCGGCCCGATGCCGTGGCGTGGGACGCGGCCCGGGTGCTGGCGCACGCGGCAGCCCGTCCTGGCGCGGCGGTCTCGCGGCCGTTGGATGCTGCCGACGGGTGCGTTCTGGGTACGCCGTTGGTGTCGCCGGGCGCGGTGCCTCCCGTGGATCGGGCTGCGATGGACGGGTACGCCGTACGCGGTCCTGGTCCGTGGCGGGTGGACGGTCATGTGGTGGCCGGCGCTGCGGATCCGGGGACGTTGGTGGACGGGCAGGCGACGGGGATCGTCACGGGAGCGGCGCTACCGGCCGGCACGACTTCTGTGGTGCGCTACGAGGATGCCGTGGTGAACGGCGATCGGCTGGAGGGGCCCGCGGAGGACGGTCGTCACATCCGTCGAGCCGGTGAGGAGTGCAAGCCGGGCGAGCAGTTGTTGCCTGCCGGCGTGGTGGTCGACCCTGCGGTGCTCGGGCTGGCCGCGGCCGTAGGGCTCAACCGGTTGACTGTGATCCCGCGACCGACGGTCGCCGCGGTCGTGACGGGTGACGAACTGGTTCACCGCGGCCCGTCCGGACCAGGCCGCGTACGCGACGCGATCGGGCCCATGCTCCCGGGCCTGATCACCCGCGCAGGCGCGCAACTGGTCACGCACGGAGGCACGCCCCCGCGCTCAGTGCAGCATCTGCCGGACTCGTTGAGTGAGCTGACCAGGGCGCTCGGCGAGACAGAGGCTGACCTGATCCTGGTCTCGGGTTCGTCTGCGGCCGGACCGGCCGATCACCTTCGGCCCGCGCTCACCTCACTCGGGGCGGAGTTCGTCGTGGACGGCGTCGCCTGCCGCCCCGGCCATCCCCAGGCCCTGGCCCGGTTGACCGACGGACGGCTCGTGCTCGGGCTCCCCGGCAACCCGTTCGCCGCCCTCGTCGCGTTCCTGACGCTCGGCGTTGCGACCATCACCCGCATGCGCGGGCTCCGGCTCCCCGAGCTCACCCACATCGCCGTACCCGGCGGTGTCCCCTGCCATCCGACGAGCACCCGGCTCGTCCCGGTCCGGCTCACGGCACACGGCGCCGTACCGATCGGCCACGGCGGGTCCGCCATGCTCCGCGGGCCCGCTGCCGCCGACGCCCTGGCCGTGGTCGCCCCCGGTCCGGCCGAGGCGATCGCCGCCCGACTGCTCCCTCTCGATCCGGGAATCGCGTAA
- the fdhF gene encoding formate dehydrogenase subunit alpha, translating to MTLLKEPDFGTPARPGEATVALTVDGVAVTVPPGTSVMRAAKEAGVDVPKLCATDNLEAFGSCRLCVVEIDGVKGTPASCTTPVRDGMNVRTQNERLGKLRRGVMELYISDHPLDCLTCSANGDCELQDMAGVTGLREVRYGSGVEAGANHMDLPTDTSNPYFDFEASKCIACSRCVRACDEVQGTLALTIEGRGFDSKVAAGAGVPFFESDCVSCGACVQACPTATLQEKSVVELGMPTRTVLTTCAYCGVGCSFKAELRGDELVRMVPYKNGGANEGHSCVKGRFAFGYASHPDRVLEPMVRDTIADEWRTVSWDEAITFTARRLREIQATHGQGSIGAITSSRTTNEEVYAVQKMVRAVFGNNNVDTCARVCHSPTGYGLKQTFGESAGTQDFRSVDESDVILVIGSNPTDAHPVFGSRMKQRIRQGAKLIVIDPRRIDLVRTPHVEAAHHLELRPGTNVAIINALAHVVVTEGLVDRDFVARRCEDFETWEAFIAQPEHSPEAVADICGVPAEEIRAAARLYATGGDAAIYYGLGVTEHSQGSTMVMGMANLAMATGNIGRAGVGVNPMRGQNNVQGSCDMGSFPHELPGYRHVSNEDVRDIYEKLWGTPILDEPGLRIPNMFDAAIDGSFKALFVQGEDIAQSDPNTQHVFAALGALELLVVQDLFVNETAKFAHVLLPGTSFLEKDGTFTNAERRINRVRPIMAPRTGKQEWEIICEIAQAMGYPMHYDSTAQIMDEIALTTPTFMGVSFAKLDELGSIQWPCNVEHPAGTPIMHADEFTRGKGRFMETMYVPTSERSTRKFPLILTTGRILSQYNVGAQTRRTANVAWHAEDVLEIHPHDAEVRGVTDGDLVALSSRVGRTELRARISDRIPVGVCYTTFHHPVSGANVVTTDNSDWATNCPEYKVTAVQVDLIPASVVADAVPEPVVAGGNR from the coding sequence ATGACCTTGCTCAAAGAGCCTGACTTCGGTACGCCGGCCCGCCCCGGCGAGGCCACGGTCGCCCTGACCGTCGACGGGGTGGCCGTGACCGTCCCACCGGGTACGTCGGTGATGCGGGCGGCGAAGGAAGCCGGCGTCGACGTACCGAAGCTGTGCGCGACCGACAACCTCGAGGCATTCGGGTCATGCCGCCTGTGCGTGGTCGAGATCGACGGCGTCAAAGGCACTCCGGCCTCGTGTACGACGCCGGTCCGCGACGGCATGAACGTCCGCACCCAGAACGAGCGACTCGGCAAACTGCGTCGCGGCGTGATGGAGCTGTACATCTCCGACCATCCGCTCGACTGCCTGACCTGTTCGGCCAACGGCGACTGCGAACTGCAGGACATGGCCGGCGTCACCGGCCTGCGCGAGGTCCGCTACGGATCCGGCGTCGAGGCCGGCGCCAACCACATGGATCTCCCCACCGACACCTCCAACCCCTACTTCGACTTCGAGGCGTCCAAGTGCATCGCCTGTTCCCGGTGCGTTCGCGCCTGCGACGAAGTACAAGGAACTCTGGCTCTGACGATCGAAGGGCGTGGGTTTGATTCCAAGGTCGCAGCCGGCGCCGGGGTGCCGTTCTTCGAGTCGGACTGTGTGTCGTGCGGCGCGTGTGTGCAGGCGTGCCCGACCGCGACGCTGCAGGAGAAGTCGGTCGTCGAGCTCGGGATGCCGACGCGGACCGTCCTGACGACCTGCGCGTACTGCGGAGTCGGGTGCTCGTTCAAGGCCGAGCTCCGCGGCGATGAGCTGGTCCGGATGGTCCCGTACAAGAACGGCGGCGCGAACGAGGGCCACTCGTGCGTGAAGGGACGATTCGCCTTCGGGTACGCGAGTCACCCGGATCGCGTCCTCGAGCCGATGGTCCGCGACACGATCGCCGACGAATGGCGGACCGTCTCCTGGGACGAGGCGATCACGTTCACCGCACGCCGGCTGCGCGAGATCCAAGCAACCCACGGCCAAGGATCGATCGGCGCGATCACGTCGTCGCGGACGACCAACGAAGAGGTGTACGCCGTCCAGAAGATGGTGCGAGCCGTCTTCGGCAACAACAACGTCGACACGTGCGCGCGCGTCTGCCACTCGCCGACCGGGTACGGGCTGAAGCAGACCTTCGGTGAGTCCGCCGGCACGCAGGACTTCCGGTCGGTCGACGAGTCCGACGTGATCCTGGTGATCGGGTCGAACCCGACCGACGCGCACCCGGTGTTCGGATCGCGGATGAAGCAGCGGATCCGGCAGGGCGCGAAGCTGATCGTGATCGATCCCCGCCGGATCGACCTGGTCCGGACGCCGCACGTGGAGGCCGCGCATCACCTGGAGCTCAGGCCGGGGACGAACGTCGCGATCATCAACGCGCTGGCCCATGTCGTCGTCACCGAGGGTCTCGTCGATCGGGACTTCGTGGCCCGAAGGTGCGAGGACTTCGAGACGTGGGAGGCGTTCATCGCGCAGCCCGAGCACAGCCCCGAGGCGGTCGCCGACATCTGCGGCGTACCGGCCGAGGAGATCCGGGCCGCCGCGAGGTTGTACGCGACCGGCGGGGACGCGGCGATCTACTACGGCCTCGGCGTCACCGAGCACAGCCAGGGCTCGACGATGGTGATGGGGATGGCCAACCTCGCGATGGCGACCGGCAACATCGGCCGCGCCGGTGTCGGCGTGAACCCGATGCGCGGGCAGAACAACGTGCAGGGTTCCTGCGACATGGGCTCGTTCCCGCACGAACTGCCCGGCTACCGGCACGTGTCGAACGAGGACGTCCGCGACATCTACGAGAAGCTGTGGGGTACGCCGATCCTCGACGAGCCGGGGCTGCGGATCCCGAACATGTTCGACGCGGCGATCGACGGATCGTTCAAGGCGCTGTTCGTACAGGGCGAGGACATCGCGCAGTCGGACCCGAACACGCAGCATGTCTTCGCGGCGCTGGGTGCCTTGGAGCTCCTGGTGGTGCAGGACCTGTTCGTCAACGAGACCGCTAAGTTCGCGCACGTTCTGTTGCCCGGGACCTCGTTCCTGGAGAAGGACGGGACGTTCACGAACGCCGAGCGGCGGATCAACCGGGTGCGGCCGATCATGGCGCCGCGGACCGGGAAGCAGGAGTGGGAGATCATCTGCGAGATCGCGCAGGCGATGGGGTACCCGATGCACTACGACTCGACCGCGCAGATCATGGACGAGATCGCGTTGACGACGCCGACGTTCATGGGCGTCTCGTTCGCGAAGCTGGACGAGCTCGGATCGATCCAGTGGCCGTGCAACGTCGAGCACCCGGCCGGGACGCCGATCATGCACGCGGACGAGTTCACCCGCGGCAAGGGACGGTTCATGGAGACCATGTACGTGCCGACGTCGGAGCGCTCGACCCGGAAGTTCCCGCTGATCCTGACGACGGGACGGATCCTGTCGCAGTACAACGTCGGCGCGCAGACCCGGCGTACGGCGAACGTCGCGTGGCATGCCGAGGACGTGCTGGAGATCCATCCCCACGACGCGGAGGTGCGTGGCGTCACGGACGGGGACCTGGTCGCGCTGTCGAGCCGGGTGGGGCGGACCGAGCTGCGGGCGAGGATCTCGGACCGGATCCCGGTGGGCGTCTGTTACACGACCTTCCACCACCCGGTCAGCGGCGCGAACGTCGTCACGACCGACAACTCGGACTGGGCCACGAACTGCCCCGAGTACAAGGTCACCGCGGTCCAGGTGGATCTGATCCCGGCCTCGGTCGTCGCGGACGCCGTACCCGAACCCGTTGTTGCAGGAGGCAACCGATGA
- a CDS encoding SRPBCC family protein: MNDYGVTGSTTGVEVLIKLPIRDLWSGITAIDRYGEWSPECYYGAWLEEGARFEARNRFKDGFETYVTCTVTAMDAPNRFGWDVYGGEEVPFAHWEYELEDRGAETLVRQTFTHGPGNSGMRMGAVEDPERAAEAIQRRLDQLAANMRSTLAAMESALRTPH; encoded by the coding sequence ATGAATGACTACGGAGTGACCGGCTCGACCACCGGTGTCGAGGTACTGATCAAGCTGCCGATCCGCGACCTGTGGTCCGGCATCACCGCCATCGACCGGTACGGCGAGTGGAGCCCGGAGTGCTACTACGGCGCCTGGCTGGAGGAAGGGGCCCGGTTCGAGGCCCGCAATCGCTTCAAGGACGGGTTCGAGACCTACGTGACCTGCACAGTTACCGCTATGGATGCGCCGAACCGCTTCGGCTGGGACGTGTATGGCGGCGAGGAAGTGCCGTTCGCGCACTGGGAGTACGAATTGGAGGACCGCGGCGCGGAGACGCTCGTCCGCCAGACCTTCACCCACGGCCCCGGCAACAGCGGCATGCGGATGGGCGCGGTCGAGGATCCGGAGCGCGCCGCCGAGGCCATCCAGCGCCGGCTCGACCAACTGGCGGCGAACATGCGATCGACCCTCGCCGCCATGGAGTCAGCGCTCAGGACGCCTCACTAG
- a CDS encoding aminotransferase class V-fold PLP-dependent enzyme yields MDIEGLWDPEPGWLNTASYGLPPKPAWEALQAALADWRVGRTSWEPWDRSTTRARESFARLIGADVADVFVGSTVSAAMVPIAAALPDGAKVLTDDVEFTSNVFPWQVHADRGIEVIAVPGDELLAAIKPEIDLVAVSAVQSSTGVVLDLPAVVAASKQIDALLVLDATQAVGWHPITSEGVDALIAHSYKWLMSPRGATLGYLSARLQERCRPSAAGWYAARDVHGSYYGPVMDLDPGARRFDQSPAWFSFVGAAPALELIEQIGVDTINRHNLDLANEFRAGLGLQPSNSAIVSTSLPGAQEAFAAAGIRAAVRDGKLRASFHIYSTRDDVQQALQALKPLL; encoded by the coding sequence ATGGACATCGAGGGGCTGTGGGACCCGGAGCCGGGCTGGTTGAACACCGCGTCGTACGGGCTGCCGCCGAAACCGGCCTGGGAGGCGTTGCAGGCCGCGCTCGCGGACTGGCGGGTCGGCAGGACGAGCTGGGAGCCGTGGGACAGGTCGACCACGCGGGCCCGGGAGTCGTTCGCCCGGCTGATCGGCGCGGACGTCGCGGACGTGTTCGTCGGCAGCACGGTGTCGGCTGCGATGGTGCCGATCGCGGCGGCGCTGCCGGACGGCGCGAAGGTGCTGACCGACGACGTCGAGTTCACCTCGAACGTGTTCCCGTGGCAGGTGCACGCGGACCGCGGCATCGAGGTGATCGCCGTACCAGGTGACGAGCTGCTCGCGGCGATCAAGCCCGAGATCGATCTGGTCGCGGTGTCGGCGGTGCAGTCGTCGACAGGTGTCGTACTCGACCTGCCCGCCGTAGTTGCCGCCAGCAAGCAGATCGACGCGCTGCTGGTGCTCGATGCAACCCAGGCGGTGGGCTGGCACCCGATCACGTCCGAGGGTGTCGATGCGTTGATCGCGCACAGTTACAAGTGGTTGATGTCGCCACGCGGTGCGACGCTCGGCTACCTGTCGGCACGTCTCCAGGAGCGCTGCCGCCCGTCCGCCGCCGGTTGGTACGCAGCGCGGGACGTCCACGGTTCGTACTACGGGCCCGTGATGGATCTCGATCCCGGCGCGCGCAGGTTCGACCAGTCCCCGGCCTGGTTCAGTTTCGTCGGCGCGGCACCGGCGCTCGAGCTGATCGAGCAGATCGGCGTGGACACGATCAACCGCCACAACCTCGACCTGGCGAACGAGTTCCGCGCCGGCCTCGGCCTGCAGCCGTCGAACAGCGCGATCGTCAGCACGAGCCTCCCGGGAGCGCAGGAGGCGTTCGCGGCCGCGGGCATCCGGGCCGCCGTACGGGACGGGAAACTGCGCGCGTCGTTCCACATCTACTCGACCCGCGACGACGTACAGCAGGCCCTGCAGGCGCTCAAACCGCTGCTGTGA